The Muricauda sp. SCSIO 65647 genome includes a region encoding these proteins:
- a CDS encoding MoxR family ATPase, giving the protein MEEQNPQEESLKFNPRIDLGKLQEAVAQIKGQIGKVIIGQQNMIELLIISILADGHSLIEGVPGVAKTITAKLLAKTLNVGFSRIQFTPDLMPSDILGTSIFNVKTIEFEFKKGPLFSNIILIDEINRAPAKTQAALFEAMAERQITIDGLEFDMEPPFLVFATQNPVEQEGTYRLPEAQLDRFLFKINVEYPSLEEEIQILESKHEQKNRNPEELIKSVLTAKQIAEYQETIKEVIVEDNLMKYIASIVNNTRTNANLYLGASPRASIALMDASKAMAAINGRDFVTPDDIKKVAYPILGHRIILTPEREMEGITTEKVVQQIVEGIEVPR; this is encoded by the coding sequence ATGGAAGAACAAAACCCACAAGAGGAATCGTTGAAATTCAATCCCAGAATTGACCTTGGCAAACTGCAAGAGGCCGTGGCCCAAATTAAAGGTCAGATCGGTAAGGTGATCATAGGGCAACAGAACATGATCGAGCTGTTGATCATTTCAATATTGGCCGACGGGCATTCACTTATAGAGGGTGTACCTGGCGTTGCGAAGACCATCACCGCCAAATTATTGGCCAAAACCCTTAACGTAGGCTTCAGCAGAATACAGTTCACACCAGATTTGATGCCCAGTGATATTTTGGGCACATCGATTTTCAATGTCAAGACGATCGAATTTGAGTTCAAGAAAGGCCCCCTGTTCTCAAACATTATTCTAATCGATGAAATCAACCGCGCACCGGCCAAGACACAGGCCGCTCTTTTTGAAGCGATGGCCGAACGCCAGATTACCATTGACGGACTCGAATTTGATATGGAACCCCCATTTTTGGTGTTTGCCACACAAAACCCGGTCGAGCAAGAAGGCACTTATCGCCTGCCCGAAGCACAGCTTGACCGTTTTCTATTCAAAATCAATGTGGAATACCCCTCCCTAGAAGAAGAAATACAAATTCTTGAATCAAAGCACGAACAAAAAAACAGAAATCCTGAAGAATTGATAAAGTCTGTATTGACCGCAAAACAAATTGCCGAATACCAAGAGACCATTAAAGAGGTCATCGTTGAAGACAATCTGATGAAGTACATCGCCAGTATTGTCAATAATACCCGTACCAATGCCAATCTATACCTAGGGGCCTCACCAAGGGCCTCCATCGCTTTGATGGATGCCTCAAAGGCCATGGCGGCAATAAATGGTCGTGATTTTGTCACACCTGACGATATCAAAAAAGTAGCCTACCCAATTTTGGGCCATCGTATCATTTTGACCCCTGAACGTGAAATGGAGGGTATCACCACCGAAAAAGTGGTGCAGCAAATCGTTGAAGGCATCGAAGTACCACGATAA
- a CDS encoding DUF4350 domain-containing protein, which yields MDKRSKVILGIFCMVVVIIVITEIVRPKPINWQPSYTASDKIPFGGYVLYNELNRLFNNGEIKTVQESVYDVMVRRDTTERSNYLFINDFIYFDQQESHQLLNYVDKGNDVFIATNQLNGVLADSLNIYTATDYTIKEDTIAFDFTNALLKGKKFEYAKGIYKWRFTSVDTANTMILGHITYTWKDPLAEKPDERRRFPNFIKTSFGKGNFYVSTVPEAFSNYYMLRGNQDYAVNAFSYLGDHTLYWDDYKKSGRVIIDSPMRFVLNQAALKWAYYLTMIGILLFVIFRAKREQRIIPVVEPLKNSSVEFAQTVGALYHQNKDFTDLINKKINYFFEYLRSHYYLDTNHQIEKLVHELAAKSGKSLEEAKNLMEYIQYLKNKTTHSEVESIELNKKISAFKN from the coding sequence ATGGACAAGCGGTCAAAAGTCATATTGGGTATTTTCTGCATGGTCGTGGTCATCATTGTCATTACCGAAATTGTTCGGCCCAAACCCATCAATTGGCAACCATCATATACAGCTTCTGACAAAATACCTTTTGGCGGCTATGTGCTATATAATGAACTCAATCGGCTTTTCAACAACGGTGAAATCAAAACCGTACAAGAAAGCGTCTATGATGTCATGGTCAGGCGTGATACCACTGAACGGTCAAATTATCTGTTCATAAATGATTTTATTTATTTTGACCAGCAAGAAAGTCATCAGCTGTTGAACTATGTCGATAAGGGCAATGATGTGTTCATCGCCACCAATCAATTGAATGGTGTGCTCGCCGATTCTTTGAACATCTACACAGCCACTGATTATACTATCAAAGAAGACACCATAGCCTTCGATTTTACCAATGCACTGCTCAAAGGAAAGAAGTTTGAATATGCCAAGGGCATCTACAAATGGCGGTTTACCAGTGTTGACACTGCGAACACCATGATCTTGGGGCATATAACTTATACTTGGAAAGACCCATTGGCCGAAAAACCAGATGAGCGGCGTCGTTTTCCGAACTTCATCAAAACCAGCTTTGGAAAGGGAAACTTTTATGTAAGCACGGTTCCCGAGGCGTTCTCAAATTATTACATGCTAAGGGGTAATCAAGATTATGCGGTCAATGCTTTTTCATATTTGGGCGACCATACGTTATACTGGGACGATTATAAAAAATCAGGAAGGGTCATTATCGATTCGCCCATGCGCTTCGTACTCAACCAAGCCGCCTTGAAATGGGCCTATTACCTAACCATGATCGGTATATTGCTCTTCGTCATCTTCAGGGCCAAACGCGAGCAGCGTATCATTCCGGTAGTCGAGCCATTAAAAAATTCATCTGTCGAATTTGCACAGACAGTAGGTGCCCTCTACCATCAAAACAAAGATTTTACAGATCTCATCAACAAAAAGATCAACTATTTTTTCGAATACTTGAGAAGCCACTATTACCTCGACACCAATCATCAAATAGAAAAGTTGGTACATGAGTTAGCGGCCAAGTCGGGCAAAAGTCTTGAAGAGGCCAAAAACTTGATGGAATATATCCAATACCTAAAAAATAAAACCACGCATAGCGAAGTTGAGAGCATCGAGCTCAACAAAAAAATAAGCGCATTCAAAAATTAA
- a CDS encoding stage II sporulation protein M, whose protein sequence is MREAAFVKQNKEKWIAFEKAINLGSKTDPDELADGYIQLTNDLAYAQTYYAESKTLLYLNALASQAHQKIYKNKKENRNRIIDFWGYEFPRFFKQYHGTLGVSFLIFAVATAIGAISALNDSTFVRLILGDAYVNETLNNIANGDPTAIYKSGSEIGTFLGITINNIRVAFLAFAFGVITSIGTAYILFSNGVMLGAFITFFYTKGVFLEANKQIWLHGTIEISVIIIAGCAGLIMGNGILFPKTFSRRVSFMKGAKDGLKVVVSTIPFFIIAGFIEGFITRYSDMPNWLAFTIIWASLTLIIFYYVLYPILLNKIDAEKIHRA, encoded by the coding sequence ATGCGCGAAGCTGCCTTTGTCAAGCAAAATAAGGAAAAATGGATAGCTTTTGAAAAGGCCATCAACCTCGGCTCCAAAACCGATCCCGACGAACTGGCCGATGGGTATATTCAACTCACCAATGACTTGGCCTATGCACAGACCTATTACGCTGAAAGCAAGACTTTATTGTATTTGAACGCCCTTGCTTCGCAGGCACATCAAAAAATCTACAAGAACAAGAAAGAGAACCGCAATCGAATCATTGATTTCTGGGGATATGAATTTCCCCGGTTTTTCAAACAATACCATGGCACCTTGGGGGTCTCTTTTTTGATTTTTGCGGTGGCCACCGCCATCGGCGCCATCTCGGCATTGAACGATTCTACTTTTGTACGGTTGATATTGGGTGATGCCTATGTGAACGAAACCTTGAACAACATCGCTAATGGAGACCCAACGGCCATTTACAAAAGTGGCAGTGAAATCGGTACTTTTTTGGGCATTACCATCAACAATATACGGGTGGCATTTCTCGCATTTGCCTTTGGCGTCATTACAAGTATCGGAACAGCCTACATCTTGTTCAGCAATGGGGTGATGCTCGGGGCCTTTATCACTTTCTTCTATACCAAGGGTGTATTCTTAGAAGCCAACAAACAGATCTGGCTTCATGGAACCATTGAGATCTCGGTCATTATCATAGCAGGTTGTGCGGGCCTTATCATGGGCAATGGCATTCTTTTTCCCAAGACCTTTTCAAGACGGGTATCATTCATGAAAGGTGCCAAAGATGGGCTTAAAGTGGTCGTCAGCACCATTCCCTTTTTCATTATAGCAGGGTTTATAGAGGGGTTCATCACCCGATACTCCGACATGCCCAATTGGCTTGCTTTTACCATTATTTGGGCTTCGTTGACCTTGATAATATTTTATTATGTGCTATACCCTATACTATTAAATAAAATAGATGCAGAAAAAATACATAGAGCTTAG
- a CDS encoding RDD family protein: MGNLQINTTQNVNLDYKIVSIGERIISFLVDAFILYLYAILVNVIGDAIGYVYEDRWTQRGLVGLIFLPAMFYSLMMHSIFNGQTVGKMLLKMRVVRLDGTPVHWSNYLVRWMLRLVDIWLFFGSVGLLTILFTERRQRLGDAAAGTVVISTKNKVKVSHTILEEVEDQYEPIFTNVTLLTDKDVRLIKETYRIAKKSNDFKTLKALRIKVDSILMTNSNLYDKDYLDTVLKDYNHYTQKM, from the coding sequence ATGGGCAACCTTCAAATCAATACAACGCAAAATGTCAATCTAGATTATAAAATCGTCAGCATAGGTGAACGTATAATCTCTTTTTTGGTCGATGCTTTCATTCTATATCTCTATGCCATTTTGGTAAACGTTATCGGTGATGCCATAGGTTATGTTTATGAGGATAGATGGACACAGCGCGGTTTGGTCGGACTGATATTTCTTCCCGCCATGTTCTACAGCCTTATGATGCACAGCATTTTCAATGGCCAGACCGTAGGAAAGATGTTGTTGAAAATGCGGGTGGTTCGCCTTGATGGAACCCCGGTGCATTGGAGCAATTATTTGGTCAGGTGGATGCTTCGTTTGGTCGATATCTGGCTCTTTTTCGGTTCAGTGGGCTTGCTTACCATATTGTTTACCGAAAGGCGACAGCGTTTAGGTGATGCCGCCGCAGGTACCGTGGTGATTTCAACAAAGAACAAGGTGAAGGTCTCACACACCATTTTGGAGGAAGTGGAAGACCAGTATGAACCAATATTTACCAATGTAACGCTATTGACCGATAAAGATGTACGCCTTATCAAGGAGACCTATCGCATCGCAAAAAAGAGCAATGACTTTAAGACTTTGAAGGCATTGAGAATAAAGGTTGACAGCATACTGATGACCAATTCAAACCTGTATGACAAAGACTACCTTGATACCGTTTTGAAAGATTACAACCACTATACCCAAAAAATGTAA
- a CDS encoding CoA pyrophosphatase, whose protein sequence is MNFDDFYQQAVKIKNMPLPGPDSHYKMAPEVRRKLLRSNGFKNRNPKKAGVVALFYPDRLRITHLLLILRNAYPGVHSNQIGFPGGKMEKHDENLLQTALRETHEEVGLPPERVEIIRELSELYIPPSNFMVTPFLGLSKEPQTFIRDESEVEALVEVALDDYLNDANLIQQNLSTSYAQNIDVPAFKLNGYVVWGATAMMLSEIRELLLKVL, encoded by the coding sequence ATGAATTTTGATGATTTTTATCAGCAGGCAGTAAAAATAAAAAATATGCCACTTCCGGGGCCTGATTCACACTATAAAATGGCCCCTGAGGTTAGAAGGAAGTTGTTGAGATCAAACGGGTTCAAGAATCGAAACCCGAAAAAAGCGGGTGTTGTTGCCCTGTTTTACCCTGATCGACTACGAATTACCCACTTACTTTTGATTTTACGCAATGCCTACCCAGGTGTCCACTCAAATCAAATAGGATTTCCAGGGGGAAAAATGGAGAAACATGATGAAAACCTGTTGCAGACCGCCCTTCGGGAAACCCATGAAGAGGTAGGCCTACCTCCTGAACGCGTAGAGATCATTAGAGAATTGAGCGAATTATATATTCCGCCCAGCAACTTCATGGTTACCCCATTTTTGGGTCTTAGCAAAGAGCCCCAAACATTCATTCGAGATGAAAGTGAGGTCGAAGCCTTGGTAGAAGTGGCATTGGATGATTATCTGAACGATGCCAATTTAATTCAACAAAATTTGAGCACTTCGTATGCCCAAAATATCGACGTACCTGCCTTTAAGTTAAATGGTTATGTGGTTTGGGGGGCCACAGCCATGATGCTGAGCGAGATTCGGGAACTCTTGCTGAAAGTGCTTTAG
- a CDS encoding trimeric intracellular cation channel family protein, whose product MAFYQVIDILGTIAFAISGVLVAMEKRLDLFGVVIVAFVTAIGGGTLRDFLIGNAPVVWMRDLTYVITIMTTVVLAIIFANQLKYLRKSLFLFDTIGIGLYTMVGIEKGLQAELLPIICIALGTITASFGGVIRDILCNEIPVIFRKEIYATACILGGAFYFFLLLFPIPEAYAYSAGIIVVIGIRLLAVRFGIRLPNIYRDKKL is encoded by the coding sequence ATGGCATTCTACCAGGTTATTGATATTTTGGGCACCATTGCCTTTGCTATTTCAGGTGTTTTGGTCGCCATGGAAAAACGACTTGACCTTTTTGGTGTGGTCATCGTAGCTTTCGTGACCGCCATAGGGGGCGGTACACTACGTGATTTCTTGATCGGCAACGCACCGGTTGTCTGGATGCGCGATTTGACCTATGTAATCACCATTATGACAACTGTGGTATTGGCCATCATCTTTGCAAATCAGTTGAAATACCTGAGAAAGTCACTTTTCTTGTTTGACACCATTGGTATTGGACTGTATACCATGGTCGGAATCGAAAAGGGGCTCCAGGCCGAATTATTGCCCATTATCTGTATTGCATTGGGGACCATCACGGCCAGTTTTGGAGGGGTGATCAGAGATATTCTATGTAACGAGATTCCTGTGATTTTTAGAAAGGAGATCTATGCGACGGCCTGTATTTTAGGAGGTGCATTTTACTTTTTCTTGCTGCTTTTTCCCATTCCGGAGGCCTATGCCTATTCAGCGGGCATCATTGTCGTGATCGGCATCCGGTTATTGGCCGTAAGGTTTGGTATCAGACTTCCGAATATTTATAGGGATAAAAAACTATAA
- a CDS encoding DUF4129 domain-containing protein yields the protein MKNLLPYIILLCFFSVGFSQTKQDSIPIDTNSELVERKLPDDLDQRYQGEEFDYEITTGKAQNLLGRFLNWLGRILRNTFGIEISPQTFKIMEYIIYGLMGLLVIFLLIRVLVNEKFNSIFIKKAKPIIDIDLSEQHIENIDLDALLNEALEKKEYRMAIRYQYLKILKRLSEKGLIDWHFEKTNSDYQREIEKPEIKARFKEVSYIYDYIWYGEQEIDGQKYHTADALFAILSNNLRD from the coding sequence GTGAAAAATTTACTGCCCTATATCATACTGCTCTGCTTTTTTTCGGTTGGATTTTCCCAAACGAAACAAGACTCCATTCCCATAGACACCAACTCAGAATTGGTGGAGCGGAAACTCCCAGATGACCTTGACCAACGCTATCAGGGGGAAGAATTCGATTATGAGATCACTACCGGAAAGGCCCAAAACCTTCTGGGCAGATTCTTGAACTGGTTGGGCCGTATTTTACGGAACACCTTTGGTATTGAGATCTCACCGCAAACCTTTAAAATAATGGAATATATTATTTACGGTCTTATGGGGCTGTTGGTCATATTTTTATTGATAAGGGTTCTCGTAAACGAAAAATTCAATTCCATTTTTATAAAAAAGGCAAAACCCATTATTGACATTGACCTTTCTGAGCAACATATCGAGAATATAGATCTTGATGCGCTTTTGAATGAAGCCCTTGAAAAAAAAGAATATCGTATGGCCATTCGATATCAATATTTGAAAATCTTAAAACGTCTTTCAGAGAAAGGATTGATCGATTGGCATTTCGAAAAGACCAATAGCGATTATCAAAGAGAAATCGAGAAACCCGAAATCAAGGCAAGGTTTAAGGAAGTATCGTATATCTATGATTATATCTGGTATGGTGAACAAGAAATCGATGGGCAAAAATATCACACGGCCGATGCACTGTTTGCTATCTTATCAAATAATTTGAGGGATTGA
- a CDS encoding 1-acyl-sn-glycerol-3-phosphate acyltransferase, with product MALFKRNPFGHILFFKKWLIRIMGLMTHQRYKQFNKLQIEGSEIIRGLPGTNVLFVSNHQTYFADVVAMFHVFNASLSGREDTLKNIGYLWKPKLNIYYVAAKETMKQSILAKVLAYAGSISIERTWRADGKDVNRQVKMSDITNIGTALQDGWVITFPQGTTTPWKPLRKGTAHIIKRYKPIVVPVVIDGFRRSFDKKGLYIKKKGILQSMQIKEPLEIDYDNESIEEIIEKLEYAIEQHPSFLHVIPEEELAAYEADHQKRRYSHRG from the coding sequence ATGGCCTTGTTTAAAAGAAACCCCTTCGGACACATCCTTTTCTTCAAGAAATGGTTGATTCGTATTATGGGGCTGATGACCCATCAGCGATACAAGCAATTCAACAAACTACAGATCGAAGGTTCTGAGATCATTCGAGGCCTGCCCGGCACAAACGTACTTTTTGTAAGTAATCATCAAACTTATTTTGCCGATGTAGTGGCCATGTTTCATGTGTTCAATGCCAGTTTGTCGGGTCGTGAAGACACGCTCAAGAACATAGGTTATCTCTGGAAACCCAAATTGAACATCTACTATGTTGCGGCCAAAGAAACCATGAAGCAAAGTATATTGGCCAAGGTTTTGGCCTATGCCGGCTCGATCAGCATTGAGCGAACATGGCGTGCCGATGGCAAAGATGTGAACCGTCAAGTAAAGATGAGCGATATTACCAATATCGGTACCGCACTGCAAGATGGTTGGGTCATTACTTTTCCGCAGGGTACGACCACCCCATGGAAACCGCTTCGAAAAGGAACCGCCCACATCATAAAACGGTATAAACCCATAGTGGTTCCTGTGGTTATCGACGGTTTTCGACGTTCTTTTGATAAAAAGGGGCTCTATATAAAAAAGAAAGGTATTCTACAGTCAATGCAGATTAAAGAGCCACTTGAGATTGATTACGATAATGAGTCAATAGAAGAAATCATCGAAAAATTGGAATATGCCATTGAACAGCATCCATCATTTCTACATGTGATTCCAGAAGAAGAGTTGGCCGCTTATGAAGCTGACCACCAAAAGCGGCGCTATAGCCATCGCGGTTAG
- a CDS encoding DUF58 domain-containing protein, which translates to MRRIFKHTYLRQRFFIVLITIVLGFLASFMVKDVFGAFKILFYLFVLLLIIDLLLLYGSKGQLVGKRLVPDKLSNGDENQIEIELSNEYLFPIGVKIIDEIPFQFQKRDFGLQSHLVSAESKSYAYTLRPTERGVYSFGNLNVFASSPIGLIARKYTFDNAHEVPVYPSFLQLRKYDLMAFTNRLFQYGLKKIRRIGHTMEFEQIKEYIPGDDIRNINWKATAKKNQLMVNQYQDEKSQPIYSVIDKGRVMKMPFEGLNLLDYAINATLVISNIAIKKHDKAGMFAFSNKVENRVVAERRSSQMNLILETLYNLQTNFVESDFGRLYVDIKRNIGQRSLLLLYTNFETLDALHRQMGYLQAIAKQHLLVVIFFENTELTSFAEKKAENVRQIFEQTIAEKFVYEKKLIVNELQKHGIQTLLTKPENLTINTINKYLEIKARGLL; encoded by the coding sequence TTGAGGCGTATTTTTAAACATACCTATCTACGACAACGATTCTTCATTGTTCTCATCACCATTGTTTTGGGTTTTTTGGCATCTTTTATGGTAAAAGATGTTTTTGGCGCCTTTAAGATTCTCTTTTACCTTTTTGTATTGCTGCTTATCATTGATTTGTTGTTGCTGTATGGCTCAAAAGGACAGTTGGTGGGCAAGCGATTGGTGCCCGACAAGTTATCGAACGGAGACGAAAACCAAATTGAAATTGAGCTTTCAAATGAATATTTATTTCCCATTGGGGTAAAAATCATTGATGAGATTCCCTTTCAATTCCAAAAAAGGGATTTCGGCCTGCAAAGTCATTTGGTTTCTGCCGAAAGCAAATCATATGCCTATACACTGCGGCCCACTGAAAGAGGGGTTTATTCTTTCGGAAACCTAAATGTCTTTGCTTCTTCACCAATAGGGCTTATTGCTAGAAAATATACCTTCGACAATGCCCATGAAGTGCCCGTATATCCATCCTTCCTGCAACTTAGAAAGTATGATTTGATGGCTTTTACCAATCGTCTTTTTCAATACGGGCTCAAAAAAATAAGGCGTATTGGCCATACCATGGAGTTTGAACAGATCAAGGAATATATTCCCGGCGATGATATTCGTAATATCAACTGGAAAGCCACAGCGAAAAAAAACCAATTGATGGTGAACCAATATCAAGATGAGAAATCGCAGCCCATCTATTCGGTCATCGATAAGGGGCGAGTGATGAAAATGCCGTTCGAGGGCCTCAACCTGCTCGACTACGCCATCAATGCTACTTTGGTCATCAGCAACATTGCCATCAAAAAACATGATAAGGCCGGTATGTTCGCTTTCAGCAACAAGGTTGAAAATCGGGTGGTGGCCGAACGGCGCAGTTCACAGATGAATCTGATTCTAGAGACCCTGTACAATCTACAGACCAATTTTGTGGAAAGCGATTTTGGTAGGCTGTATGTTGATATCAAAAGAAATATCGGCCAACGGAGCCTATTGTTGTTATATACAAATTTTGAGACCTTGGATGCCTTGCACCGCCAAATGGGATATCTTCAAGCCATTGCCAAGCAGCACTTACTGGTCGTCATCTTTTTTGAGAATACCGAGCTTACTTCGTTTGCCGAGAAAAAGGCTGAGAACGTACGCCAAATTTTCGAGCAGACCATCGCAGAAAAATTTGTCTATGAAAAGAAATTGATAGTCAACGAATTACAAAAACATGGCATCCAGACCCTCTTGACCAAACCTGAAAACTTGACCATCAATACCATAAACAAGTATTTGGAAATTAAGGCAAGAGGCTTATTGTAA
- a CDS encoding peptidylprolyl isomerase, translated as MLNRIALFTSIALIFLVSCKENPKGNTSPQQQTIVEKDTVKPVENVTEDSKTEEERFVLTEENAIDFFFNYADTLTQDKVKLTTTMGSFTVQLFDNVPYHKANFIYLTRKGYFDNTQFHRIVKDFIIQGGNSDDKPTANKRREIGRYLLPPDGKKGHKHHRGVISMPSSERDNPHKLASPYEFFIVVTKPGSYHLDGSYTPFGRVIQGMDIVDAINNVPVGDGDWPLQNVYILKAEIL; from the coding sequence ATGTTGAACAGAATCGCGCTTTTTACAAGTATAGCACTAATTTTTTTGGTTTCCTGTAAAGAAAATCCTAAAGGGAACACTTCGCCACAACAACAAACGATCGTAGAAAAAGATACCGTCAAACCGGTAGAAAATGTCACGGAAGATAGCAAAACCGAAGAGGAAAGATTTGTGCTGACCGAAGAGAATGCCATCGACTTCTTTTTCAATTATGCCGATACCTTGACACAAGACAAGGTCAAACTAACCACCACCATGGGCAGTTTTACGGTGCAACTCTTCGACAATGTGCCTTACCATAAGGCCAATTTCATCTACTTAACGCGAAAGGGGTATTTTGACAACACCCAATTTCACCGTATCGTAAAAGATTTTATTATTCAGGGAGGAAACTCAGATGACAAGCCGACGGCGAACAAGCGTCGAGAAATTGGTCGCTACTTGTTGCCTCCAGACGGTAAGAAAGGCCATAAGCATCATAGGGGCGTGATTTCAATGCCCAGTAGCGAACGGGATAATCCACATAAATTGGCCTCGCCCTACGAGTTTTTTATTGTGGTGACCAAACCTGGCTCTTATCATTTAGACGGTTCTTACACACCTTTTGGTAGGGTAATTCAGGGGATGGATATAGTCGATGCCATCAATAACGTACCCGTGGGCGATGGAGACTGGCCCTTGCAAAACGTGTATATCTTAAAAGCGGAAATCTTATAG
- the rny gene encoding ribonuclease Y has translation MDNYIIIAIVAVIGLAIGFAIAKALEKGKATKTMTNAKREAANIVKEAKKEGENIKKDKIFQAREKFLELKAEHEKVIINKNKKIADAEKRSRDKESQISGELGKKKRLNEQLEKQIEEVEHKSEILERKQSELEKLHKSQVQQLEVISGLSAEDAKAQLLESLKETAKTDAMAYLQNTLEEAKLAAQQEAKKIVINTIQRIGTEEAVENCVSVFNLESDDVKGRIIGREGRNIRAIEAATGVEIIVDDTPEAIILSCFDSVRREVARLSLHRLVTDGRIHPARIEEIVKKTEKQINEEIVEIGKRTVIDLGIHGLHPELIKAVGRMKYRSSYGQNLLQHSREVAKLCGVMAAELGLNAKLAKRAGLLHDIGKVPVAEVETETPHAILGMKWAQKYGEKKEVCNAIGAHHDEVEMTTLISPIVQVCDAISGARPGARRQVLDSYIQRLKDLEDIALGFNGVDKAYAIQAGRELRVIVESEKVSDDKAAELSFEISQKIQTDMTYPGQVKVTVIRETRSVNVAK, from the coding sequence ATGGACAACTATATCATCATTGCAATAGTGGCAGTGATCGGATTGGCAATAGGGTTTGCCATTGCCAAAGCCCTTGAAAAGGGTAAGGCGACCAAGACCATGACCAATGCCAAAAGGGAAGCTGCCAACATTGTTAAGGAAGCCAAAAAGGAAGGTGAGAACATTAAGAAAGACAAAATATTCCAAGCACGTGAAAAATTCTTGGAACTCAAAGCTGAGCATGAGAAAGTAATCATTAACAAGAACAAGAAAATTGCTGATGCCGAAAAGCGCAGTCGTGATAAAGAATCACAGATCAGCGGCGAATTGGGCAAAAAAAAGCGGTTGAACGAGCAGCTTGAAAAGCAGATCGAAGAGGTAGAGCACAAAAGCGAAATTCTCGAAAGAAAGCAATCTGAGCTCGAAAAACTGCACAAAAGCCAGGTACAACAGTTAGAAGTCATATCTGGGCTTTCGGCCGAGGATGCAAAAGCCCAATTGCTCGAGTCCCTAAAAGAGACTGCCAAGACCGATGCAATGGCTTATCTTCAAAATACGTTGGAAGAAGCCAAACTGGCCGCTCAACAAGAAGCCAAGAAAATAGTCATCAACACCATTCAGCGAATAGGTACCGAAGAAGCGGTTGAAAACTGTGTTTCCGTATTCAATCTTGAATCAGATGATGTCAAAGGTCGGATCATCGGTCGTGAAGGACGTAATATCAGGGCCATAGAAGCAGCCACAGGTGTTGAAATAATTGTTGATGATACCCCAGAGGCCATTATTTTGTCGTGTTTTGATTCAGTGCGAAGAGAAGTGGCTCGGTTGTCATTGCACCGTTTGGTAACCGATGGTCGAATACATCCAGCTCGAATTGAGGAAATTGTCAAAAAGACCGAAAAGCAGATCAATGAGGAAATTGTTGAAATAGGTAAGCGTACCGTCATAGATTTAGGAATTCATGGCCTGCACCCAGAACTGATAAAGGCAGTTGGTCGAATGAAATATCGCTCATCGTACGGGCAGAACCTGCTTCAACATTCACGTGAGGTGGCCAAACTCTGTGGAGTGATGGCGGCCGAACTTGGTCTCAATGCCAAACTTGCCAAACGCGCCGGACTATTACATGACATCGGTAAGGTACCGGTAGCTGAGGTAGAGACCGAAACGCCACACGCCATTCTTGGTATGAAGTGGGCGCAGAAATATGGAGAGAAAAAAGAGGTCTGTAACGCCATCGGTGCCCACCACGATGAAGTTGAAATGACCACCCTGATCTCACCCATTGTACAGGTTTGCGATGCCATTAGTGGTGCGCGCCCTGGTGCCCGTCGACAAGTACTTGACTCGTACATTCAACGATTGAAAGACCTTGAAGACATTGCTTTGGGCTTCAATGGGGTTGATAAGGCCTATGCCATTCAAGCCGGACGCGAACTTAGGGTCATTGTCGAAAGTGAAAAAGTCAGTGATGATAAGGCGGCAGAGCTATCGTTTGAGATTTCACAGAAAATACAGACCGATATGACCTACCCCGGGCAGGTCAAGGTCACCGTGATTCGTGAGACCCGTTCGGTGAATGTCGCGAAGTAA